The following nucleotide sequence is from uncultured Draconibacterium sp..
TCAGCAAATGATTTTAACTGCTATAAATGATTAATTATTGTAGTTTATTTCGGATAAAAATTTGCAATTCCAATCATTCAACCAAAATTTATTGTTTTCAGCTTATTCAGTTATGCAGATAAGTTCATAATATAAAGAATTAGTATAAATTAACACTTTGCTTTTTATTTATTGTATTCTACCTTTTGTTAATTATAAACGGTTTTTCAAATGTGTTATTCTAATATTTTCTAATTGCAACTAAAAAGTAAAATTCTGCCAGTATTCTGTTTTTTATCACTTTTTGCTATCCTGAGATTTTACTTTGCATAATAGCAATCTCAAAATAATTAGAAATTTCTAAATACAACTTGGAATTATATTTCAACCATTTTCCCATTATTATGTTATATTGAAAAGAACAGCGAGTTATTACAACACTCTCTGTATGTGGGGGTTATTTGCAAATGAAAACTAGCTTAATATCTTTGCACGATATACAAACCTATATTTTTTTTGAAGTATTAAAATGAGAAGTGATGAGAAGGACGTTGCAGAATTATGGTAGTTACAATTATTTAAACCTCTTAGTTGTAATTGCATTAAGTTTTATTACATTTTCAGTTGGTGCAACCAACTATTATGTGAGTGCATCAGGAGATGATGGGAATTCAGGAACCAGCGAATCTTTGGCTTGGAGAAGTTTGGCCAAAGTGAGCAGTACTACTTTTAAACCAGGAGATCAGGTTTTATTTCGAAAAGGAGACACATTTAACGGAACACTTAAGGTTAAAGGAAGTGGATCCGCTACTTCGCCAATTAAAATTGGAGCATACGGAAGTGGAGCCATGCCTGTAATAAGTGGATTATCGAAAGTAACAGGATGGGAGCTACACGAAAATGGAATTTACAAAGCTAGTATTGACAATATTAGCCAGCTAAATTTGGTATTATTAAATAGCAAACCGGTGGCGATGGGACGATATCCTAACTCAGGATATTTAACTTTCGAGTCTCATTCAGGAACATCTACTATTATCGACAACGAATTAAGCAGCCAGCCTAACTGGACGGGCGCGGTTGCAGTTGTAAGAACAAATCATTGGATTATAGATCGGAATAAGATTACGAGCCACAGTGGAAAGACTATTACCTTTCAGGCATCATCAGGATATACTCCTCGTGATGGCTTTGGATATTTTATTCAATCAGATTTAAGAACGCTTGATCAGAAAGGTGAGTGGTATTACAACAATGGGGTATTATATATGTATTTTGGCTCAGATACTCCAGGTTCGAACACAGTTGAGGTAGGGGTTGTGGATCAACTCGCCAACATGCAATTAATTCAATATATTGAATTTAATAATATTGAATTTAAAGGAGCAAACCAATACGGTTTATATGTTGATTATGCTGATAATATTAAGATTCAAGGCTGTCGGATTTCGGCAATCGGTCTTGATGGAATACATGCCAGAGGAGCAAAAAATCTGGAAGTAAGAAGTAATGTTGTCTCTAACTGTTTAAGCATTGGTGTAAAAACCAAATGGGACAGTAATGATGCAAAATTTATAGAGAATACAATTACCGATATTGGAATGCTACCCGGTATGGGGGGAAGTGCCGACGGAACTTATATGGGATTGTCAACCAAAAGTAAAAATGCGCTTATTCAATACAATCACATTGAAAGAGTTGGATACAACGGAATTGATTTCCATGGAGATAACTCGAAAGTGGAAAATAATTACGTGAATAAATTTTGTCAGTATAAAGATGATGGTGGCGGAATTTATTCATTTTTCGAGACGAATACAGCATTTCGATTTACGGGAGTAAAGATTCTTAATAACATTATTTTAAACGGAGGAGGTCATGAGGAAGACTATGGAGTGAATCCAAACTCTCCGAATCAGGTAGAAGGAATTTACACAGATGGATTAACAAACAGTTTCGAAATTGCCGGAAATACAATTGCTTATACTGCTTCTGCCGGAATATTTTTGAATCAGCCCAGATGGCACAACATCCACAGTAATACACTTTTTGGAAACAAAAAAGCACAGTTTCACTGGAATAATCTGAAGATGAATGGTATTACTCCAGGTGGGAATGCGGTTTCAAATAATATAGTTTTTAATCCTAATACTGAGCAGCACAGTATGCACCTCTCAGATGGTCATGGGGTGGAAATTTTAAGCTTCGGAACATCAAACAGTAATAAATATGTAACCATTGAAGGAGATAAACCTTCATTTTACACCGTTACCTATAACGGTTCGTGGAATAACGATTATTATGATTTGAATGAATGGAAAGCTACTTTTAACAGGGATATAAATTCCCAGCAATTTGAAACCCCGGCCAATGAGTATGTATTTGAATATAACAATACAAAAAGCTCAAAAACAATTGCGCTTCGACGAGGGATGGTTGATTTAAACGGCAAAAAATACAGTGGAAGTATTACCATTTCTCCATATTCGTCGGTAGTACTTTTACCCGATCCGGATGGCGACACTGATGGAAGTACGAACAAAATATATACGGAAGAAGAAATTTTTATTTGCGAAGGAGAATATTACAATGGATGGGGCGAAAATGGTCAGTATCAGCGTACTCTTGTAGCTACTAACGGTGCAGATAGCGTTATAACAACAAACCTGGTTGTAAATCCAATATACAATATCACTGAAAATATAAGCATCACACAAGGCGAAAACTACCTTGGCTGGAGCGAATCAGGTGTTTATGAAAATGTATATCAGAGTTCGACAGGTTGTGATAGTGTAATTACTACCATTTTAACCGTAACACAAAACGGGAATACTATACCGGACGCAGAAGGAATTATTGAGTACGTTACCATTTGCGAAGGAGAATCGTACATGGGATTCACCGAAACAGGCGAGTATCAACGAACCGAAACAATAGCGGACAGCACTTCAGAGAAAGCCATAAATTTAATTGCCAGCGACAATTTTTCAAATGGCATTACCGATTGGAGAACATTTGCGGCAACAGGATATTCACTAAATATTTCAGCAGATGAACAGGAGTTTTACTCAGCACCTTCAAGTATGCGGATTGATTGTAGTGAAAATGGAGATATAATTCATTACATGCAATTAATTACCGGAGGCCAATTGATGGTGGAAAAAGGTAAAACCTACGAATTATCATTTAACGCCAAAGCCACAACGCCATTTACCATCGGAAATTTAATTGTGGTAAAAGGAACAAGTCCTTGGACGGACTATGGCACATTTTCAGATCAAAAGCCTGGTATAACTACTGAATGGAGTACGGTTAAAGTTACATTTACAGCCAACTATACCGCCAACGATGCCACCTTCAGAATCTACCTGGGGAACAGTCTGCCTGCAGGTAACTCGTTGTACCTTGATGACTTTTTTTTTGCTGAAAAGTCGGAACAATCAAATTCTCAGACAAACTTAATTACCACTTTTCTTACCGTTTTACCCACAAGCTATTCAGTTGAAAATGTAACTATCAGCGAAGGGGAGAATTATCAGGGATGGACAGAACCTGGAGAATACGAAAGGGTTTTAACATCAAAAACGGGCTGCGACAGCATTGTAACAACCAATCTTACAGTTGTTTCTGCTATTTATTCGATTGAAGAAATAAGTATTTGTGAAGGTGAATCTTATTTGGGATGGACGAGCTCGGGACGGTACGAACGAGTACTTACAAGCAACTCGGGAGCTGATAGTACCGTAACTACTATTTTGTGGGTTAATCCTGTTTATGCTATTTCTGAAGACATAGCGATTTTTGAAGGAGAAAGTTATCTTGGTTGGACAGAAAGCGGTGTGTATGAACAAACACTCTCAAGCGCGTATGGTTGCGATAGTATTGTCACTACAAACCTGACGGTTACTCCTAAAGAATCGAATTACTTTATACCTGCCTGGTATGGCGAGAATGGCCAGAACCACATGACTATTGGTGTTACAGCTGCGCGTATTAACTCGTTACCATTGGAGGCCGATGATGAAATTGCGATATTCGATGGCGATAGATGTGTTGGAGCATCGAAACTCTATGGTGAAATTCTTACTGACAATCCTGACAGCTACCTTTTTATAAAGGTTTCGCAATGCGACGGAACAGGAATAGGTTTTACCGAGGGAAATAGTATTACATATAAGATTTACGATGCCAGCGCACAGGAAGTAATTGCAGTAAACGGTATCACCTACAAAGATGATCTTGCAGAATGGATTACCAGCGGCAATTTTGTGTGTAACGGAACTTCGGTTGTTGAAATTAATACAACCATTGAAGCAGAGCCGATAACTCAGTCGATAAGCCTCGAAAAAGGTTGGAATATAATTTCATCGTTTGTAACACCTGCGGATCCTGATTTAGGAATGATTATGACGGATATCCGTGATAATCAGCAGTTATTCAAGGTGCAGGACGAAATTGGGAATACCTACGAGTATTGGGGAAATAAAACCGGATGGCGAAACGAAATTGGCGCATTGCAAAATACCGAAGGCTACAAAGTACGGGTAAAAAATGATTGTATGCTGCAAATTACAGGTTTACCGGTAAGCTTACCTATGAACATACCTCTATCGTCAGGAGCTAATTTGGTCTCATTTCCCGTAAATGGAGCCGTTGACGCAATGGAAATTGTACAACCACTAATTGATCAGGGCATAGTTGATAAAATCCAGGACGAAAAGGGAAATTCCATCGAATACTGGGGGAGTAGTATTGGCTGGATTAACGGCATCGGGGATTTCAGAGCAGGCGAAGGTTATTTATTTAACGTGAATTCCGATGCAACTCTGCTGATTGATGATGTATTTAATAAATCCAACTCGATACCGGAGGAGCTTCCAGCAACAGTTTATTTCAATGCAGATTTTATTGGGAATGGATTGAATCACATGAACATTAATATTACCAACTTAAACGAAACAAATCTTAAAGTTGGCGATGAAATAGCCGCTTTTGATGGCGATGTTTGTGTTGGCGCTATTCGATTAACAGAACGTCATCTGAGAAATAAAGTTGTAAGCATAAGTGCTTCTCTTTCTGATGATGACTTAGCAAATGGCTTTACCGAAGGGCACGAGGTAACGCTTGTAACCTGGAATGCAGAAACCAATTCGGAACAAGAATTTCATCCAATAATTGATGGGCAACAAGTTGTTTACCAAGGCCTGGTAAGTACGTTTGTTCAATTAAAAAACGATGACATAAACA
It contains:
- a CDS encoding right-handed parallel beta-helix repeat-containing protein; protein product: MRRTLQNYGSYNYLNLLVVIALSFITFSVGATNYYVSASGDDGNSGTSESLAWRSLAKVSSTTFKPGDQVLFRKGDTFNGTLKVKGSGSATSPIKIGAYGSGAMPVISGLSKVTGWELHENGIYKASIDNISQLNLVLLNSKPVAMGRYPNSGYLTFESHSGTSTIIDNELSSQPNWTGAVAVVRTNHWIIDRNKITSHSGKTITFQASSGYTPRDGFGYFIQSDLRTLDQKGEWYYNNGVLYMYFGSDTPGSNTVEVGVVDQLANMQLIQYIEFNNIEFKGANQYGLYVDYADNIKIQGCRISAIGLDGIHARGAKNLEVRSNVVSNCLSIGVKTKWDSNDAKFIENTITDIGMLPGMGGSADGTYMGLSTKSKNALIQYNHIERVGYNGIDFHGDNSKVENNYVNKFCQYKDDGGGIYSFFETNTAFRFTGVKILNNIILNGGGHEEDYGVNPNSPNQVEGIYTDGLTNSFEIAGNTIAYTASAGIFLNQPRWHNIHSNTLFGNKKAQFHWNNLKMNGITPGGNAVSNNIVFNPNTEQHSMHLSDGHGVEILSFGTSNSNKYVTIEGDKPSFYTVTYNGSWNNDYYDLNEWKATFNRDINSQQFETPANEYVFEYNNTKSSKTIALRRGMVDLNGKKYSGSITISPYSSVVLLPDPDGDTDGSTNKIYTEEEIFICEGEYYNGWGENGQYQRTLVATNGADSVITTNLVVNPIYNITENISITQGENYLGWSESGVYENVYQSSTGCDSVITTILTVTQNGNTIPDAEGIIEYVTICEGESYMGFTETGEYQRTETIADSTSEKAINLIASDNFSNGITDWRTFAATGYSLNISADEQEFYSAPSSMRIDCSENGDIIHYMQLITGGQLMVEKGKTYELSFNAKATTPFTIGNLIVVKGTSPWTDYGTFSDQKPGITTEWSTVKVTFTANYTANDATFRIYLGNSLPAGNSLYLDDFFFAEKSEQSNSQTNLITTFLTVLPTSYSVENVTISEGENYQGWTEPGEYERVLTSKTGCDSIVTTNLTVVSAIYSIEEISICEGESYLGWTSSGRYERVLTSNSGADSTVTTILWVNPVYAISEDIAIFEGESYLGWTESGVYEQTLSSAYGCDSIVTTNLTVTPKESNYFIPAWYGENGQNHMTIGVTAARINSLPLEADDEIAIFDGDRCVGASKLYGEILTDNPDSYLFIKVSQCDGTGIGFTEGNSITYKIYDASAQEVIAVNGITYKDDLAEWITSGNFVCNGTSVVEINTTIEAEPITQSISLEKGWNIISSFVTPADPDLGMIMTDIRDNQQLFKVQDEIGNTYEYWGNKTGWRNEIGALQNTEGYKVRVKNDCMLQITGLPVSLPMNIPLSSGANLVSFPVNGAVDAMEIVQPLIDQGIVDKIQDEKGNSIEYWGSSIGWINGIGDFRAGEGYLFNVNSDATLLIDDVFNKSNSIPEELPATVYFNADFIGNGLNHMNINITNLNETNLKVGDEIAAFDGDVCVGAIRLTERHLRNKVVSISASLSDDDLANGFTEGHEVTLVTWNAETNSEQEFHPIIDGQQVVYQGLVSTFVQLKNDDINNNAEFEMLIDVYPNPATDFVTINFSVLPEQETRIILTDLTGKQLVNKVVETTLERLDIQPYSAGIYIVRVENSRNYKISKLIID